CCGAGTTGCGCCCGCACCTGCGGATACAGCTGTTGGGATTGCTCGCGTGCGTGGGCCGCAATGTCGCGCTCGAGGTCGTTCAGCTTCTGGTCGAATGGGTCCACGCCTGGGTGCAGTGTCTTCAGCTCGGCCAGGTGACGCTTGAGCTGCAGCTGCTCGTCGATGAACCGTGGCAACATCTTCGCGGTACGTCGAGCCTTCGCCGCTGGAAAGAAGATCCGCCCCTCGTACTCCGTGTACGTGTCGATGGCATCGCTGAGCCTCCCGAAGATCGCTTCGCGGTCCCGTACCTCGCCGGGCAGGCGATACTCCCGGAAGAGCCGCACCACCTCGCTGTGCTGGGATTCGAGCTTGCCGATTGC
Above is a genomic segment from Deltaproteobacteria bacterium containing:
- a CDS encoding hemerythrin domain-containing protein, producing MDAIGKLESQHSEVVRLFREYRLPGEVRDREAIFGRLSDAIDTYTEYEGRIFFPAAKARRTAKMLPRFIDEQLQLKRHLAELKTLHPGVDPFDQKLNDLERDIAAHAREQSQQLYPQVRAQLGRLGLDKLGEQMEQMTREPEGKPG